Proteins encoded in a region of the Mixophyes fleayi isolate aMixFle1 chromosome 5, aMixFle1.hap1, whole genome shotgun sequence genome:
- the HAS2 gene encoding hyaluronan synthase 2, translated as MHCERFLTILRIIGTTLFGVSLLLGITAAYIVGYQFIQTDNYYFSFGLYGAILALHLLIQSLFAYLEHRKMKRSLETPIKLNKSVALCIAAYQEDPDYLRKCLLSVKRLTYPGMKVIMVIDGNVDDDIYMMDMFSDIMGTDRSATYIWKNNFHEKGPGETEESHKESIQHVTQLVLSNKYICIMQKWGGKREVMYTAFKALGRSVDYVQVCDSDTVLDPASSVEMVKVLEEDMMVGGVGGDVQILNKYESWISFLSSVRYWMAFNIERACQSYFGCVQCISGPLGMYRNSLLHEFLEDWYNQEFMGSQCSFGDDRHLTNRVLSLGYATKYTARSKCLTETPIEYLRWLNQQTRWSKSYFREWLYNAMWFHKHHLWMTYEAVITGFFPFFLIATVIQLFYRGRIWNILLFLLTVQFVGLIKSSFASVLRGNIVMVFMSLYSVLYMSSLLPAKMFAIATINKAGWGTSGRKTIVVNFIGLIPITVWFTILLGGVFFTIWKETKKPFAESEQTVLIIGAILYACYWVMLLTLYVALITKCGRRKKEQQYDLVLDV; from the exons ATGCATTGTGAACGATTTTTAACCATCCTAAGAATAATTGGAACTACCCTATTTGGAGTGTCGCTTTTACTAGGAATCACTGCTGCTTACATTGTAGGGTATCAATTCATCCAAACGGACAATTACTACTTCTCTTTTGGGCTGTACGGTGCAATTCTAGCGCTTCACCTCCTCATCCAAAGCCTCTTCGCTTACCTAGAGCACAGGAAAATGAAACGATCTCTTGAAACGCCTATAAAACTGAATAAATCAGTTGCTCTGTGCATTGCTGCCTACCAGGAGGACCCTGACTACTTAAGGAAATGTTTACTGTCCGTCAAACGGCTGACCTATCCTGGAATGAAAGTCATCATGGTCATCGACGGCAACGTCGACGACGACATCTACATGATGGATATGTTTAGCGACATCATGGGGACTGACCGGAGCGCCACTTACATCTGGAAAAACAACTTCCACGAAAAAGGTCCGGGTGAAACGGAGGAGTCGCACAAGGAGAGTATACAACACGTTACTCAACTGGTTCTCTCCAACAAATACATTTGCATCATGCAGAAATGGGGCGGAAAACGAGAAGTGATGTATACGGCCTTCAAAGCACTTGGCAGAAGCGTGGATTATGTGCAG gtatGTGATTCTGACACAGTGCTTGATCCAGCGTCATCTGTCGAGATGGTGAAAGTTTTGGAGGAAGATATGATGGTGGGGGGCGTGGGAGGAGATGTGCAG ATTTTAAACAAGTATGAATCATGGATCTCTTTTCTAAGTAGCGTTAGATATTGGATGGCCTTCAACATCGAGAGAGCTTGTCAGTCCTACTTTGGGTGTGTCCAGTGTATTAGTGGACCGCTGGGAATGTACCGTAACTCACTGCTACATGAATTCTTAGAAGACTGGTACAACCAAGAGTTTATGGGTTCCCAGTGCAGTTTCGGAGATGACAGACATCTAACCAATCGAGTCTTGAGTCTGGGCTATGCAACCAAATACACAGCCCGGTCAAAGTGCCTTACGGAGACACCCATCGAGTATTTACGATGGCTTAACCAGCAGACCCGTTGGAGCAAGTCCTACTTCCGAGAATGGCTATACAACGCCATGTGGTTCCACAAGCATCATTTATGGATGACCTATGAAGCTGTGATTACCGGATTCTTCCCTTTCTTCTTAATTGCAACTGTAATTCAGTTGTTCTATCGGGGACGGATATGGAACATTCTACTGTTCTTGTTGACCGTACAGTTTGTTGGCCTCATCAAGTCTTCCTTTGCCAGTGTTCTCCGGGGGAATATCGTCATGGTTTTCATGTCTCTCTATTCGGTGCTGTACATGTCCAGTTTACTGCCAGCAAAGATGTTCGCCATTGCGACCATCAACAAAGCAGGATGGGGCACGTCGGGAAGAAAAACTATCGTTGTCAATTTCATAGGATTAATTCCTATAACCGTGTGGTTTACAATCCTCTTAGGTGGTGTCTTTTTCACCATATGGAAGGAAACGAAAAAGCCATTTGCAGAATCTGAACAGACAGTTCTTATAATCGGTGCAATACTTTACGCCTGCTACTGGGTGATGCTGTTGACTTTGTACGTGGCTCTGATCACCAAGTGTGGCAGGCGGAAGAAGGAACAGCAATACGACTTGGTGCTTGATGTATGA